One window of Brassica oleracea var. oleracea cultivar TO1000 unplaced genomic scaffold, BOL UnpScaffold00957, whole genome shotgun sequence genomic DNA carries:
- the LOC106320549 gene encoding lysine-specific demethylase JMJ25, giving the protein MNMEAVVTDNGVNLKHNGLMETKPEKEKPVKPTSLSSGSDTEEEEEERSVGSLKRVSNKKRKRSIADEGRVAKTKSSREKRRKEKINGDEKKLKQRSSVKRRAKTKKEDKEREREQELKLVPFIEPTDAGNSSDSDSHVKNENFKDCRSMTRSLRAALGELAICHQCSKGERRFLFICTFCEEKLYCFPCIKKWYPHLSYDDVIEKCPFCRGTCNCDICLQSSGLIETSKRKLGDHERFHHLQYLIGSMLPFLKMLCKAQDEEIETEAKIQGLMTSQIDVSETLCSNEERVFCNHCATSIVDLHRSCPKCSYELCLSCCQEIRGGLFSERPELKLNFVYRGSRYIHGEDAEPSSSSVLEDEANDDKPSIKWNADDNGSIACASKDLGGCGDCVLELKRILPLTRMSDLEKRAETFLASCSVKSLTVSNCRCDSDFEMSTMRKAASRNSSNDNNLYSPDSFDVLKQEELLHFQDHWRKGEPVIVRNALNNAAGLSWEPKVMWRALCENVDSAMCIDSLANCEVKIKTRDFFEGYIKGRSYGNLWPEMLKLKDWPPSDKFDNLLPRHCDEFISALPFQEYSDPRSGVLNIATKLPEGVLKPDLGPKTYIAYGNADELGRGDSVTKLHCDMSDAVNILMHTAEVTLTKEQLSAIEALKKKHKQQDGKELQDQNDFDRGEIVTVSDEDGFHHDEAGSALWDIFRREDVPKLEEYLRKHCKEFRHTYCSPVTKVYHPIHDQTLFLTVEHKRKLKAEFGIEPWTFVQKVGEAVFIPAGCPHQVRNLKSCTKVAVDFVSPENIHECLRLTEEFRQLPKSHKAREDKLEIKKMVIYAVEQSLKEMEALLPDLS; this is encoded by the exons ATGAACATGGAAGCTGTTGTTACTGACAATGGAGTCAATCTCAAGCATAATGGTCTAATGGAAACTAAACCGGAGAAGGAGAAACCGGTTAAGCCAACAAGTTTGAGCAGTGGTTCAgacacagaagaagaagaagaagagagaagtgTGGGATCTCTGAAGCGAGTGTCTAATAAAAAACGCAAACGGTCTATTGCTGATGAAGGTAGAGTGGCTAAGACCAAATCTTCAAGAGAGAAGAGAcgcaaagaaaaaataaatggtGATGAAAAGAAACTGAAGCAGAGAAGCTCTGTGAAAAGAAGAGCTAAAACGaagaaagaagacaaggaaCGTGAACGTGAACAAGAACTGAAACTAGTTCCTTTCATCGAGCCAACAGATGCTGGTAACAGTTCTGACTCAGATTCTCATGTGAAAAACGAAAACTTCAAGGACTGCAGAAGCATGACAAGAAGTTTAAGG GCTGCTTTGGGAGAACTTGCGATTTGCCATCAATGCTCCAAAGGAGAAAGAAGATTTCTTTTCATTTGCACTTTTTGTGAAGAGAAGTTGTATTGTTTCCCATGTATCAAGAAATGGTATCCTCATTTGTCATATGATGATGTCATTGAGAAATGTCCTTTTTGCCGTGGAACTTGCAACTGTGACATATGCTTGCAGTCAAGTGGATTAATCGAG ACATCAAAGAGGAAGCTCGGTGATCACGAAAGATTCCATCACCTCCAGTACTTGATTGGATCAATGCTTCCTTTCCTGAAAATGTTATGCAAAGCGCAAGATGAAGAGATTGAAACCGAGGCAAAGATTCAAG GACTAATGACTTCTCAAATTGATGTATCCGAGACTCTATGCTCAAACGAAGAGAGAGTCTTTTG TAACCACTGTGCAACTTCAATCGTTGACTTGCATCGAAGCTGCCCAAAATGCTCTTATGAACTCTGTCTCAGCTGCTGCCAAGAGATCCGTGGAGGGCTGTTTTCAGAACGTCCGGAGTTGAAGTTGAATTTTGTTTATAGAGGCAGCAGATATATACATGGTGAAGATGCAGAACCAAGCTCATCTTCTGTTCTTGAGGATGAAGCTAATGATGATAAACCGTCTATTAAGTGGAATGCTGATGATAACGGGAGCATAGCGTGCGCTTCAAAAGACCTTGGCGGTTGCGGTGACTGTGTCTTGGAGCTGAAACGTATCTTACCGTTAACTCGGATGTCGGATTTGGAGAAAAGGGCAGAGACGTTCTTAGCTTCTTGCAGCGTCAAGTCTCTGACAGTGTCTAACTGCAGATGTGATTCTGATTTTGAGATGAGTACGATGAGGAAAGCAGCTTCGAGAAACAGTTCAAATGACAACAACCTCTACTCTCCTGATTCTTTCGACGTCCTGAAGCAAGAGGAGCTTCTGCATTTTCAAGATCACTGGCGCAAAGGCGAGCCAGTGATCGTCAGAAACGCGCTTAACAACGCAGCGGGTCTAAGCTGGGAGCCGAAGGTGATGTGGAGAGCGTTATGCGAGAATGTTGATTCAGCGATGTGTATAGATTCTTTAGCTAACTGTGAGGTGAAGATCAAAACTCGTGACTTCTTCGAAGGATACATCAAAGGGAGATCGTACGGTAACTTGTGGCCTGAGATGCTGAAGCTCAAAGACTGGCCTCCTTCGGACAAGTTTGATAACCTTTTGCCACGTCACTGCGATGAGTTCATCTCGGCGTTGCCTTTCCAAGAGTACAGTGATCCTAGATCCGGAGTTCTCAACATTGCTACTAAGCTTCCTGAAGGAGTTCTTAAACCTGATCTTGGTCCTAAGACGTACATTGCGTATGGGAATGCTGATGAGCTTGGAAGAGGGGACTCGGTCACTAAGCTTCATTGTGATATGTCAGATGCAGTAAATATTCTGATGCATACGGCTGAAGTTACACTAACTAAGGAGCAGCTCTCTGCAATAGAAGCTCtgaagaagaaacacaagcaGCAAGATGGGAAGGAGCTTCAAGATCAGAATGATTTTGACAGAGGAGAGATTGTTACTGTTAGTGATGAAGATGGGTTTCATCATGATGAAGCAGGGAGTGCGCTTTGGGACATATTTAGAAGAGAAGATGTTCCAAAGCTTGAGGAGTATTTAAGAAAGCATTGCAAGGAGTTCAGACACACTTATTGTTCTCCTGTGACTAAG GTTTATCATCCGATTCATGACCAAACGTTGTTCTTAACCGTTGAGCATAAGAGAAAACTCAAGGCCGAGTTTG gGATTGAGCCATGGACATTTGTGCAAAAGGTGGGAGAAGCTGTGTTTATTCCTGCTGGTTGTCCTCATCAAGTTCGGAATCTCAAG TCTTGCACAAAGGTAGCGGTTGACTTTGTGTCACCAGAGAACATACATGAGTGTCTACGTTTGACTGAAGAGTTTAGACAACTCCCTAAGAGCCATAAAGCCAGAGAAGACAAACTTGAG ATAAAGAAGATGGTGATTTACGCTGTGGAACAATCCTTGAAGGAAATGGAGGCATTATTGCCAGATTTAAGCTAA